The genomic DNA TAGCGAGGCATCTCGTGTGGAGGCAGTACGGTTTATGGGAAACACCGTAACCAAGTCTGACCAAACAAGCGTAGACCCGATTAAGCCAACATAGTCTGAGTAAATTTTGACTAGGGTTGCCGTTTAGTCAGGATGACATTAGGTCAGTAAAAAAGAAAGTTACCGTTAAAAACAATAAATTAAGGGTCCACCAGGAACAAATGGTCAGATATATTAATTTCGGAAAATCAATTTAATTAATACGGCCGAAAAATGAATATTTATGAGGTAGCCTGCCTGCAAGACATTTATGTTATATTAAATACCCCGATATTGCCGTCATACCACTAACCACATGTATCTATATATTTGTTCTTCTTGCTTCCAATCTTCAACCTCAACTGAAATGTTGTTTTAACTGAGATTTCCAATTCAATTTTCTTCTTAACAACTGAATTTTCttactctttttatttattttctcaaACGAACAATTTGAAAAAATATGGTCGCCGTAATTGTCCCTCGTACCGGCCGGCAGTTGCAGCGTTACAACAACGACCATGAACGTATAGTTGTTGGGTTAGTCTCTCTTCTTCCATATTTTCATCTTTTAAGATTACGGTTTTGAATATGATTACCAATTATGGATGGAATTGGGGAAAACAGAAATAAGTGAAATTGATTATATGGGATTATTAAAGAATGAATAGAATTGTGATAATTGATTGGTGAATGTTGTGCAGATGCATACCGTACAGAATGAAAGATAATGCACTTGAGGTGCTTGTGATAAGTGCTCAAAGAAAAGGCAAAGGAATGTTGTTCCCAAaggtaaatgatttttttttaacggtTACCCATTGGACCAAATGGAGTATTCTGAAAGTAACCTGAGTCCATCACCAATTCCAgagaaaacccggtaacccacctgcccgtaggcatgacagtaaattaccggtaaaacccgtttggcttaAGGATCCAACTCAGGTTTCCTTGGTCTCCTATTATTGTCCACCAGTACCTCACAAGTGGAAGTTGAAcatgcatctctcaagagaaatgcaggtcttccaccacttgatctagagatcattggcaagAAAGGCTAATGATTTATTTGCAGTTTCAAAATGTTTCTTAATTCTATTGTAAAATGTTTTGAAAACCAGATGATGGGAAAGGTTTATCCTAAAATTTATTACTAATTCGTGGTTAGATTGTTGAAATAATATAACATGTTTTATTCTAGATATTAactatatttaaaataaaatattttaaccaATCCGAGCCGATTTCGAGCTACAAGTTATTTGAACATCCCTAAATTTTTGCCAAATTTCATCATTGACTCATGATTAAATGGTCAACAGGGAGGTTGGGAATCGGATGAAAAGATTCAAGACGCGGCTCTACGAGAAACAATCGAAGAAGCCGGAGTGTTGGGAGACGTTGAGGCTAAGTTGGGTAAATGGTGTTTCAAGAGCAAAGGAAATGATGCATATTATGAAGGGCATATGTTTCCTTTACTTGTGAACAAGGAACTCGACGACTGGCCCGAGAAAGACATCCGCCAACGACACTGGGTAGGTTTCAAA from Helianthus annuus cultivar XRQ/B chromosome 7, HanXRQr2.0-SUNRISE, whole genome shotgun sequence includes the following:
- the LOC110867836 gene encoding nudix hydrolase 21, chloroplastic, whose product is MVAVIVPRTGRQLQRYNNDHERIVVGCIPYRMKDNALEVLVISAQRKGKGMLFPKGGWESDEKIQDAALRETIEEAGVLGDVEAKLGKWCFKSKGNDAYYEGHMFPLLVNKELDDWPEKDIRQRHWMSAAKAKESCQYGWMKEALDLLVKRLQPTN